One window from the genome of Pieris rapae chromosome 8, ilPieRapa1.1, whole genome shotgun sequence encodes:
- the LOC110995623 gene encoding vesicle transport protein SEC20: protein MDADQKLAKAKFHESLDNIDIKYQNYVKTAAKYHFQLKAIIHDILKCNDSMEKLNELNEKGRVVISNLRDLLEKLDLYVKETVDTRFTAELESQRHLQACLIKEFKEANIQSMLEIERVQRDELLKRPEGEQSAIRLRNKKVDRDGLLKSSTGVTEQLLTISRQLAATTQRSQDTLDNLVSSSTAVHGTQSELQNTSSTIQQSSKLLKKYGRREFTDKVIMFFAFLFFLAVCLYIVQKRLF from the exons ATGGATGCTGACCAAAAATTAGCAAAGGCAAAATTCCATGAAAGTTTAGACAATATcgatattaaatatcaaaattatgtgAAAACCGCTGCTAAGTACCACTTTCAATTGAAAGCTATTATTCAC gatattttaaaatgcaatGATTCCATGGaaaagttaaatgaactaaATGAAAAAGGAAGAGTagtaatatcaaatttaaggGACTTATTAGAGAAACTAGACTTGTATGTGAAGGAAACAGTGGATACTAGGTTTACTGCAGAATTGGAATCACAGCGCCATTTACAAGCttg tctCATCAAAGAATTCAAAGAAGCAAATATACAAAGCATGTTGGAAATAGAAAGGGTACAAAGGGATGAGTTATTGAAAAGACCTGAAGGTGAACAGTCAGCAATACGgttgagaaataaaaaagtggaCAGAGATGGGCTGCTCAAATCATCTACAG GTGTAACGGAGCAATTGTTAACAATAAGCAGACAGCTAGCTGCAACTACACAAAGAAGCCAAGATACACTTGATAATCTGGTATCTTCAAGTACAGCAGTTCat GGCACACAGTCAGAGCTACAAAACACGAGTAGCACAATTCAACAATCCAGTaaacttttgaaaaaatatggtCGCCGTGAATTTACCGATAaagttattatgttttttgcatttttgttctttttagCAGTTTGCCTTTATATTGTTCAAAAGcgattgttttaa
- the LOC110995626 gene encoding UDP-glucosyltransferase 2: MNSIKLFVFIIVIQLFNHAAALNVLAIVTLPLKSHYMAFDRFFRELASRGHSVTVMNNYLEKNPPPNMTFIDLSRDRYPHIRMPPMSAYEGSNSHYMRLINIYYHFFARSQHVGQDCEHLVTSKEVVDFLAKKQKFDVIIVEQFMSDCGAAFAAALYDAPIIGITSHTLLPWSYSRLGIPFDFSSDAFYFSTGGQRPSLYHKIEAYLTNIWAQHVLQPEIFKTINGIFKTHIPKFRGDVEEAIKEKMMMMFVYQHFSVTGARLLPPQVVEIGGIHINKAKQIPKDIDTFLSSAPHGAIYVSFGSNLNASTLSTKKMQAFLDAFKKIPQKVLWKIESPNITSENVYTRPWFPQRDVLCHEKVLAFISHGGMLSLSEAAHCGKPLLTIPFFGDQFSNSATIEQSGLGKILYLDDVNADSLTDAIQYLTSKKMQENARNIQSLWNDRPIDVLDSAIYWTEYVARHRSAPPSLPTKQSTWFERSLLDVYSVLISSVIVVILIVYGLLSILKMFIKSCFNKYVKNKMD, translated from the exons ATGAATTCGATAAAGCTTTTCGTATTTATAATAGtgattcaattatttaatcatgcTGCCGCGCTTAACGTTCTCGCCATCGTGACGCTGCCGCTTAAAAGCCATTATATGGCATTCGACAGATTCTTCCGAGAACTGGCCAGCAGAGGACACTCTGTCACAGTTATGAACAACTACTTGGAAAAAAATCCGCCGCCTAATATGACCTTTATTGATCTGTCCCGTGATAGATATCCACATATAAGGATGCCACCTATGTCGGCATATGAGGGTTCTAACTCGCATTATATGCGATtgattaatatatactatCATTTTTTCGCAAGATCTCAACACGTAGGACAAGACTGTGAGCATCTAGTCACAAGTAAGGAGGTTGTTGACTTTCTAGCTAAGAAGCAGAAATTTGATGTGATCATTGTTGAACAATTTATGAGTGATTGTGGTGCTGCTTTTGCTGCTGCTTTGTATGACGCACCTATTATTGGTATCACTTCACACACGCTCTTGCCCTGGTCGTATTCAAGGCTGGGAATTCCGTTCGATTTTTCCTCAGACGCATTTTATTTCTCCACTGGCGGCCAGAGACCCTCGCTATACCACAAAATAGAagcatatttaacaaatatatggGCGCAACATGTTTTGCAgcctgaaatatttaaaacaattaatggtATATTTAAGACGCATATACCTAAATTTCGTGGGGATGTGGAAGAGGCTATAAAGGAGaaaatgatgatgatgtttGTGTATCAGCATTTCTCTGTTACTGGGGCCCGTCTTTTACCCCCACAAGTTGTGGAAATTGGtggtatacatattaataaagccAAACAGATACCAAAG GATATAGACACATTCCTATCATCAGCACCTCACGGGGCAATTTATGTGAGTTTCGGTTCTAACTTAAATGCTAGTACACTAAGTACAAAGAAAATGCAAGCGTTTCTGGATGCGTTTAAAAAGATACCACAAAAAGTTTTATGGAAAATCGAATCTCCGAATATTACAAGTGAGAATGTTTATACACGACCTTGGTTCCCACAACGTGATGTCTTAT GTCACGAAAAAGTCTTAGCATTTATTTCACACGGCGGAATGCTGAGTCTCTCTGAAGCGGCGCATTGTGGAAAGCCATTGTTGACAATACCATTTTTTGGAGATCAATTTTCAAACTCGGCCACAATCGAACAGTCGGGGTtgggaaaaatattatatttagatgaCGTAAATGCTGACAGCTTGACGGATGccatacaatatttaacgtcaaaaaa GATGCAAGAAAACGCGCGTAATATTCAAAGTTTGTGGAATGACAGACCCATAGATGTTTTGgatagcgccatctattggACGGAGTACGTGGCGAGACATCGCTCTGCACCGCCGAGTTTACCGACCAAACAGAGCACGTGGTTTGAGAGATCGCTACTAGATGTCTATAGTGTGCTTATCAGTAGTGTTATTGTAGTAATCTTGATAGTTTACGGTTTgctttctatattaaaaatgttcattaaaaGTTGTTTCaacaaatatgttaaaaataaaatggattag